The Methylomonas sp. UP202 DNA window CGGCTTTACGCCCGCCTCCCACCCGCTCTCGACCAGCACCGGATCGGGAAGAATTTGTCAATTCTGCGCGTTTCGCTATGCTGTAGCAGGCAACCTCCACCGAGAAATTCCATGAGCGCAAACACCGGCAACCAGAACAAGATCAACCGCAGGACCGCGTTGCGCATCTACGAATCGGTCAACTTGTTTTACCGAAAAATACCCGGCGGCCAACCGCAAAACCCGCCCGACTTCGACGATCTGCTCGATACCGACCCGAACCCGACCTATGGCTTGGCAAGCTTGCCGGTTTCGGAAAGCGTCGAAAACGATACCTTGCAAGCCAACCTCAGCACCGGCGGGATCGCCTTCACCGCGGACGACGCGCTACTGGCCGGCGACCGTTTAATGCTGAGAATCTTGCTGCTGTCCAGCCTAACGACGATCAACGTCTGCGGCGAAGTGGCCTATTGCAAGCCCAGCAACCCTTACGAAGACGACCGCTATCCGTTCACGGTCGGGGCCCGCTTCATCAACCTGAGCGACGCCGACAGCGAATTGCTGCGGCAGCACATAGAACGCCACAATCGGCGGCGCATCGCGGTCAATCTGATCGGCGCGGCAGGCTTGCTGACCGCGTTGACGGCGCCCGATCTGGTTTGGGGCTTGCTGGTCGGCTTGTTCCATCATCTGCTCGAAGTGGTATTGCACGTCGCCCATCTGCTGTTCGAATACCTGGAAATGGGTCTGGATCACGTCATAGAACACGCTTTTCACACCAACACCCACGAAACCCAGGTCATCGTCTTTTATATTCTGGTTAGCTTCGCGGTATTGGCGCTGTATTTGCTCGGCCGAAACATCCCGGCTTGGTACCGAAGCGCATCTAGGGCCATGCTACTGTATGTTTCGCGCAAAAAGTCCAGCCTCCTGTATTTTTGGGGACAGCAAAGCCCGGTGGATAAGTGCAAAATCGTCGGCGTCGGTAGCGCCGCGCTGATCGCCTATTGGTACTTGGCGGTTTGAATCCGTGAGCACATTGCGCCGCCGACGGCCGCGATCGCATCGTCACTCACTGCTTGCACACCAACAGGCCAGCACCAGACTTTGCTGAAGAAACACCAACAAGCGCCGTGCATCCGAGTACGGCACCCCGCAAACCGCGCCGCGCGCACCGGCCATCCATATCGATCAAGCGCTTAGTTCTACCTTGTCAGATTTCAGGCTCCCACTTACCGAAGGCTGTCATTCCGGCATGGATTGCCGGACCCGTTAGAGCGCGGAGCGGATCTAGCCGCCATGGAGGGTTCGAAGCTCGCCATCCGTGGCGCTTCCCGGCGGGCATGTGACGGTCTTTCTTCTAATCCGACAAAGTAGAATTAGCCGTCGCGCCAAATGCCGGCATGCTAAGTGCCGCTCCGGAACCTCTGCCGCGATAAACCGGTATGCGGCTTGCTAGCTCAACGCCGGCGGGAACGATACACCTAAAACCGGGTCATTGACGTCGGCGCGGACTCGCCCGTTTGCCGCAGACTAAAACACGATAAACTGACCTTGCTTGAACCCAACCGCCCGATCAACCGCTCAGCGCCCGATTCCGCCCATTCTTCCGACTTTTACCGAATCTCGACCGTCATGTTTCGTAACCCCAGACTCGCGCATTCCGTTTTGCTGTTAACGCTGCCTTTAACCG harbors:
- a CDS encoding PilZ domain-containing protein gives rise to the protein MSANTGNQNKINRRTALRIYESVNLFYRKIPGGQPQNPPDFDDLLDTDPNPTYGLASLPVSESVENDTLQANLSTGGIAFTADDALLAGDRLMLRILLLSSLTTINVCGEVAYCKPSNPYEDDRYPFTVGARFINLSDADSELLRQHIERHNRRRIAVNLIGAAGLLTALTAPDLVWGLLVGLFHHLLEVVLHVAHLLFEYLEMGLDHVIEHAFHTNTHETQVIVFYILVSFAVLALYLLGRNIPAWYRSASRAMLLYVSRKKSSLLYFWGQQSPVDKCKIVGVGSAALIAYWYLAV